Genomic DNA from Gorilla gorilla gorilla isolate KB3781 chromosome 13, NHGRI_mGorGor1-v2.1_pri, whole genome shotgun sequence:
TATATCAAACATCTCACAAACCATTACCAAAACCAAACTAGGGAAAAGACAACtcactgtttttctgtttctttctgtctcttggtGGTTCCTTGAGGGCTTTGATGAtcagggcagaggcagaaggcaCCACCTCAATCTGCAGAAGACATTCTTGAGTGAATACTCCACCTCCAGTGAATACTTCCTTGCACGCTGGCTCTCAAAAATCATGGCCACACACTGTCCAAGTCTTTGCCCTAGGTCCGTACTCTTGACAAAGCCTCCCCAACAAGGTAAAATCACTCTTGGCTCACCACTGGTGGCAGAAACACTCTTCAGGAATCCCAGAGGGTTGCTACctgtcctcccaccctcctctccCGAAACCAAGCACAAGCAAATACCTGGGCCTGTCTGTTCTGAATGGTCAGTTTCACTGTAATCCTCAGGCCCTTCCAGTCACCCGTTGCCTTGGCAATGTCATCACCAACCTTTTTTGGAGACTAGAAATAAAGGCATATAATCAACATGGTGTCCAGAGGTGAACCACAGCCTTGAAACCTGCCCACCACTTCTCACTTGGCAACAAAGGAAGCTATCTCAAGTACCTAAGGGCACCTTCTCAATCAGAGAACAGCTATCACCATAGCATCAATTGGGGGTTGGGGTTGTCTTGTCCAGACCTGTAAACTGCAGACTTGGCCACAATGTAACCTAGACCCCCTCCTAAGTGCCCCATGTGCTTAAGGAGGGGGATTTTCAGCCCTGCTGACATTAGAATCACCTAAGGAGCTTTCAAAATACTAGGCTCCCATGTCAGACCACCCACGTCCATCTTCCTGGATGGAGGTCTGATTATTTGCTACTCTGAAGTTCTTCTCTAGTAATCCTTAGCCTCAACAGGAGGCTAAGTGTCCCCTAAGTGCCAGCTAACGGCCAAGGAAGAATAGTTAAGATACAGGTTAAAAAAGACCAATGGGGAAGAGCATTTGGGGCAGGGGAGCATTGTGCAAGGATTAAATAAAGGCCTAATGAAATTCAGAGAAATCCAAGAGGACAGAATGACGGGGAAGCCAGCAGTTGCTCAGCAGGCATGAGACACAGCCTGCCACATGAACTGCTAGGTTTACATCTACAACACAGCTGGAAACGCTCACTGGATCTTCACCCACACCGCGTTTAATCTTCCCAACAATGCCATGCCCACTTCCTGACGAGGAAATACAGATGTTGGCTGCCCAATGTCACTAAGCCAGTCCTAACTTCAAAACTCCCCCTTGGGCCCACCCCTCAGGTACACCAAAGCAGCAGTGGAGATACATGGAGCTAATTATAATTTAAAGGCACCGGGTTCGATTTTTCACACACGACCTTCCTAAGGTACCTAGTACTAGTTCAATGGCTCAGGCCTACTGAGGGTGACAGTCCAAGCCACGAGGGCACCTCTGGCACAGGCGTGACTCCACGAGCCGGCGCTTAAAGtgaaacaaatgtgaaaaaaatgcccCTTGGAGGGGATAACGTACCAGACCCAGGGGGCCGATCTTGGGGGCCAGGGCAGAAGTGGCACCGACTTCACCTCCGGTGCACCTCAGGTATACTGGGGGAAAAGAAAAGTTAGTGTCTCTGCAGAGGGAGCCCCGAGCCACAGCCCTCTCAGCGTCTTTCCGGGGTTGGACACACCACCCTCTGCCTCTTCTCGAAACAGCACAGAGCGCGAGGCGGGCCACCCGCTCCTCCCTCGGGTGTGGGCAGCTCCGAAACTCACACCGGGGAGGCGTGGAGAGAGCCCCGTCGCCCACGAACCCAGGCCAGTGGGGCGAAACGCCCGGAGACAAGCCTTACCCTAGGGCGTGCGGGCTCCCAAGCCGCCACAGGTGGTTcagtcctccctccccacctaCACGTGAAGAAGCTAAGGCCCAGAAAGGCTGAGGCTTGGCCGGGGCGGCGCAACACCGGGAAGGTCTCTGGGAGGCAGCGGCTTTAAGAGCCCCACACGGGGAAAGCTTTGCACGCGCGGCGGGGCCGAGGGATGCTCCATCCCGCAGCCCCGGCCACAACTAGAGCACGCACCGACTTTGATCTCGTTGGGGTCGAACTTCGGCGGCATGGTGGAGGCGGCTGGTGTCGGATGAACCCGGATTCGGGACGACCGAAGGAAGTTGCACCTTGGCCTCCTCCGAGCCGAAAGCCGAGAGGCCGGAAATCGCGCGGACAAGCCAGATATAGGCAGGAAAACGCCGCTATCGCGAGAACTGTCGTCACTGCCCGGCCTTCCAGAGACGCCCTTGTCGCCATGTTTGTTGTGGGCAGGCGCCTGAGGCTGACGGCTGGCAAGCAGGGCACCGCGGTGCGCTGAAGCTAGAGATTCCGAAAGGGGGTTCGGGTAGTTCGCTCCGGAGAAGTCTGAGAGGACGGGTTGCTCCGGTGATCCCAGGCCTAGCTGTTTCCCATATTCCTTTATCGTGAGTGTCACCCCGGTCCCCGTCACCCAATCCCAGAGCCCCGCCCCTCCCCTGAGGGGTCCGTAGTCCCATTCCGAGACCCCAGTACCGCGGCGACCCCTGCTCCCTCGAGCACTTGTTGTGCACTTTAGTTATCAAAACTGTCTATGTGGAAATCCAGTCCCGCTCTTCGTTCGGAGAGTCCGCGATTCCTAGAGCCTCAGACTTCGTCATCCCGGTCTGCGTGACTTTATGAGATTCTGAGTTTCTGTCCCCAGCACCTGCCTTTGAAGGAGACCAGACTCCGGCTCCGCCCGGCCCGTGCCGGGTGGTCTGCGGCCCCGAGTCCGTGACCAAGCCCTCCGAGTGATCGGCCTGCCCTCGGGTGCACCCGCGGGTCCCAACGTGGGGGACCCCTCCATCCACAAAGCCAGGTCAGCcactgcccaccccaccccaggaaaTATGGGTGTGGCCCTCCCCCCGCATCTAGGCTGGAGGTCGGAGAGGGAGGGACAGGCATGTGGGGCAGCCTGGAAAGAACTGATCTTCGGGGAGGGGTGGGAGAGCGATGGTGGttgggaggaagtggggagggcTGCACATCAGGAAGGGGGTGCAAGAGGGTTAGTGATTGGGGAGCAGAAGGGTAAGTGCTGGTCATCTGGGACGGATGGGGGAGGGCTGTTTTCAAACCATTCCCCATCCTTGCAGGCAGGTGGGGTGACAAGAGGGCCTGAACTGGCTCTGCAGGCCTGGCTGCCTCCCCAGACAGCCCCGCCACCGTGGGTGCAGAGCTGCCATCTTTGCCCATCCCTCTGAGGACTGGGTGTATGTCTTCTTCAACTGCATCTCCTCCCATGACTATCTTCTCCCTAGCTCCTCTAGCGGGCCCTGAATCAATGTTGCTTGCATGTGGGTTGCTTTGTGGCTAACGTTTATTGAGCGctcatgtgccaggtactgtactATGGGCTTGACATACATGAAGTCGCTGGATCCTCACAGAAGCCAGTGTTGGTAGCATGGTTACtcacactttacagatgaggaaactgaggctctgagaggtgaacCAAGGTGATCTCTGCAGTTGTGGGTGGCAGATTTCGGATTCAAACCCAGTTCTCTTTTCATCCCAAAGCCTGTGCTGCTCACCATGCACTTCCCTGGGTGATTGCCTCCTGGCTCATTGCCATCCCT
This window encodes:
- the RPL12 gene encoding large ribosomal subunit protein uL11 yields the protein MPPKFDPNEIKVVYLRCTGGEVGATSALAPKIGPLGLSPKKVGDDIAKATGDWKGLRITVKLTIQNRQAQIEVVPSASALIIKALKEPPRDRKKQKNIKHSGNITFDEIVNIARQMRHRSLARELSGTIKEILGTAQSVGCNVDGRHPHDIIDDINSGAVECPAS